From one Burkholderia latens genomic stretch:
- a CDS encoding BON domain-containing protein, with product MKRSDNTRCDGIGARAARIMRMRPVVPIASILLLSCAWIATPRIASADESVRTKLASQASAVGGQLRDATLASRIRAALVAERGLASDDIDVQVHGRVAELTGSVPDERQHAAAVRVVHDVDGVSGVRDRLQIRRK from the coding sequence ATGAAACGATCGGACAATACGCGGTGCGACGGCATCGGCGCACGTGCGGCGCGCATCATGCGCATGCGGCCGGTCGTGCCGATCGCGAGCATACTGTTGCTGTCGTGTGCGTGGATTGCGACGCCGCGCATCGCATCGGCTGACGAAAGCGTGCGCACGAAGCTCGCGAGCCAGGCGTCCGCCGTGGGCGGCCAGTTGCGCGATGCGACCCTCGCGTCCCGTATCCGCGCGGCGCTCGTCGCCGAGCGCGGGCTCGCCTCCGACGACATCGACGTGCAGGTGCACGGCCGCGTGGCCGAGCTGACGGGCAGCGTGCCCGACGAGCGGCAGCATGCGGCCGCGGTGCGCGTCGTTCACGACGTCGACGGCGTCAGCGGCGTGCGCGACAGGCTGCAGATTCGCCGGAAGTAA